CGAGTGCCGCGTTCTGCTGCGTCACTTCGTCCATCTGCGTGACGGCCTTGTTGACCTGGCCGATGCCGGTGCTCTGCTCTTCGGACGCGGCGGCGATCGCGTTCATGATGCCGGTCGTGCGTCCCGCCGACGCGACGATTTCGTCCATCGTGCGGCCCGCGCTTTCGACCAGCTTCGAGCCGTTGTCGATGCGCGTCACCGACTCCGTGATCAGTTCCTTGATTTCCTTCGCGGCGCTCGCGCTGCGCTGCGCGAGCGTGCGCACCTCGCCCGCGACGACCGCGAAACCGCGCCCTTCCTCGCCCGCGCGCGCCGCCTCGACGGCCGCGTTGAGCGCGAGGATGTTGGTCTGAAACGCGATGCCCTCGATCACGCTGATGATTTCCGCGACCCGCGCCGAACTCTCGGCGATGTCCTGCATGGTCGTCACCACCCGGTTGATCTCCTCGCCGCCACGCTGCGCGACGCTCGATCCCGTGCCGGCCAGTTGACTCGCCTGGCGGGCGTTGTCGGCGTTCTGCCGCACCACGCTCGTCAACTGCTCCATGCTCGACGCGGTCTGCTGCAGCGACGCCGCCTGCTCCTCGGTGCGCTGCGACAGATCGGTATTGCCTTGCGCGATTTCGGCAGCCGCCAGCGAGATCGATTCGCTCGACTGCTTGATGCCGCGCACGATGCCGGTCAACTGCTCCTTCATCGCGACGAGCGAATGCATCAGGCTGCTGGTGTCGCCGGCTCGCAGCGGCACGGCGATGCGCAGATTGCCCCCGGCGATCGCGCTGGCCATCGCCGCCGCTTCACGCGGTTCGCCGCCGAGTTGCCTGACCACGCCGCGCGCGATGATCAGCGCGACGCCGAGTGCAATCAACGCCGCCACGACGATCGACGCGATCGTCAGCACGATCGCCGAGTGATAGGCGTCGTTGGCGATCGCGCCTTCCGAGGCCGCGCCCTGTTCGCTGCTCTTGACCATCGCGTCGATGCCCTTCGCGAGCGCGTCGCGCACCTTGCCGGCCTGACCGGTCAGGATGCTCATGGCCTGCTGCGCGTTGCCGCTCTTCGCTTGCGCGCGCACCTGCAGATCCAGATCCAGGTATTGCGCGACGAGCGGTTGCAGGTCGTCGAACGCGGCCTTTTCTTGCGGGGTGGAGATCAGCTTTTCGAAGTCGGCGCTCGCACGACGGTAAGCGTCGATGCGCGGCTGCATCCGCGATTCGACGCCTTGCACTTCGTCGAGCTTGCTGGTGGAGGCCATCCGGAATTCGGCCAGACGGATCTGGTTCAGCGCGTCCTGCATCCGCAGGCTGCTGCTGACGCTCGCCGACCATTTGTCACGCAGTACCGCTACGTGGTCGTTTTCCG
The sequence above is a segment of the Paraburkholderia sp. D15 genome. Coding sequences within it:
- a CDS encoding methyl-accepting chemotaxis protein produces the protein MKVATQLVSGFAVVIVLLIGLGVFSLREVSAENDHVAVLRDKWSASVSSSLRMQDALNQIRLAEFRMASTSKLDEVQGVESRMQPRIDAYRRASADFEKLISTPQEKAAFDDLQPLVAQYLDLDLQVRAQAKSGNAQQAMSILTGQAGKVRDALAKGIDAMVKSSEQGAASEGAIANDAYHSAIVLTIASIVVAALIALGVALIIARGVVRQLGGEPREAAAMASAIAGGNLRIAVPLRAGDTSSLMHSLVAMKEQLTGIVRGIKQSSESISLAAAEIAQGNTDLSQRTEEQAASLQQTASSMEQLTSVVRQNADNARQASQLAGTGSSVAQRGGEEINRVVTTMQDIAESSARVAEIISVIEGIAFQTNILALNAAVEAARAGEEGRGFAVVAGEVRTLAQRSASAAKEIKELITESVTRIDNGSKLVESAGRTMDEIVASAGRTTGIMNAIAAASEEQSTGIGQVNKAVTQMDEVTQQNAALVEQASAAAQALAEQARELRVAVSVFNVEAAFGA